In Pongo abelii isolate AG06213 chromosome X, NHGRI_mPonAbe1-v2.0_pri, whole genome shotgun sequence, one DNA window encodes the following:
- the RBM3 gene encoding RNA-binding protein 3, which translates to MSSEEGKLFVGGLNFNTDEQALEDHFSSFGPISEVVVVKDRETQRSRGFGFITFTNPEHASVAMRAMNGEGVEGSGRQSLAAWEATTGPA; encoded by the exons ATGTCCTCTGAAGAAGGAAAGCTCTTCGTGGGAGGGCTCAACTTTAACACCGACGAGCAGGCACTGGAAGACCACTTCAGCAGTTTCGGACCTATCTCTGAGG TGGTCGTTGTCAAGGACCGGGAGACTCAGCGGTCCAGGGGTTTTGGTTTCATCACCTTCACCAACCCAGAGCATGCTTCAGTTGCCATGAGAGCCATGAACGGAGAG GGGGTGGAGGGCAGCGGCAGACAGAGCCTGGCCGCCTGGGAGGCGACGACTGGTCCTGCATGA